Genomic DNA from Alosa alosa isolate M-15738 ecotype Scorff River chromosome 6, AALO_Geno_1.1, whole genome shotgun sequence:
GTGAGTCTGACAGAGAGCCAGGCTGTTATATCTGAAGGCACTACTGGACTGGTCACATGGGAGGCTGCTCTTTATCTAACTGAGTGGGCCTTGGAGAACCCACAGATGTTCAGTGGCAGGTGAGTCTCCGGTTCTATCCCAGTTTAACTAATGAATACTTAAACATTCTGCCCAGCATCAAAATGTGACCTAGTGGATTGTGAATGCATATACTGGGTTCACTCTGCCCCCTTTTCCCCTCAGGACTTTACTAGAGTTGGGCAGTGGAGTTGGACTAACCGGCATAGCAATATGTCGCTCCTGTAAGCCTAGAAAGTATGTATTCAGCGACTTCCACCCCCGTGTGCTGCAGAAATTGCGCACAAATGTTAATCTCAACAGCCACGATCTGTCAGATGTATCGGTATATGTTGAGGAGCTGGACTGGGCGGAAGTGTCAGAGGACAGGTTAATAGACATTGACGCCAACACAGTCATTGCAGCAGGTAGGACTGGGCCAGTATTAAGTCTAActaatgaaaaacaaacaataaccaTAAGTGAAGTCATACCTATAATGTTGACTATTctgccattgttttttttatacagaTGTGGTATATGACCCTGACATTGTAGACTGTCTGGTGTCGCTATTGGGCAGGGTGCTGAAATGTTCCACTACAAGTGGCCAACCAGATGTTTACATTGCCTCCACAATCCGCAACCCAGAAACATACAGTTTCTTCAAAAAGCAGCTTGGTGAGTGTATAAATTACTTTATTCATTTTGCATTGCTCCATTAATTTAGACCCACAGTGAATACCTATAAAATATCCTTTCTTTATTTCAGCAAATGCCGGGGTGAAACATTCAATCACAGGTCCTACAACCCAAATCTTCCCATACAACAGATTCTCCACCATAGAATTAATAAAACTATATTTGTAAAAGAGAAATGTTGCATTATTTCTTTGATATAAagcatttatttacattatttacaCATGGTAGATATATGCTGCCCTTATATTTAAATAAAGGAATGGAACACTGaagttaaaggagaactctggtgagttttcacatagatctctgtttctcgaggtcaccaagtactgtaggtacaagagaaaaaaatgaaaacacctaattttacctagctcgagttgctacagccagcagctaatgcagctacaatgctacactctgggggcatgtacatGGGAGCTCACGGGCATACCCatagagtgtagtgctgtagctgcctggttgtgttagctgctggctgtagcaactcgagctaggtaaaaccgattgttttcatttttttttcttttcatagcggtcagtactcggtgaccttgagaaacggatcaatgtgaaaactcgccggatttctcctttatcCTGCCAATATTCCAAATACGTGGATTAGTAACAAACCTTTCATAGTTAATTTAATAAGTGCTGCACCTAAAAGAAGAACCCTATGCCATTGTTTCTAAAAAATGACATCATAGGGCTTGTATATTAGGAAATGTACCACTTACTCAAACAATGCCACAGGACTTCTTTTAAGAGAGGTCAGGGCTGGTTCATAGTTTACACAAGCAATGCAGATTGAAATGCGCCCCCATCAAAAAGGCATGACATGGCACACACGCTTGTGTCACGTTACACATTTTGCTACACAAGTACacaagtcactttggtcaagaagtgtctgctaaatgtaacgTAAGTATGCGCCAAACCCTTTTAGCGTAGCTGGATTTGCGTTTGCATAGCTTGCATAGACTATGAATCGGGCCTTAATCTACCCATGTTTCTCACTAAACTACATATTTGGACTTGAATGAAGTCGGTTTTGGTTGGTCATCTGCTGTCAGCCGTTAGTATGGGAAGAACAGTCTGATCCCAGTTCTCATCCCAGCGCTGCTGACCACTGGCTCTCAGGTTCCTCCTGAAGAGCCCCAGTTTGCCCTCGCTGCTCGGGAAGTCACACAGCAGTAACTGTTTGGAGACAACAACTGAATGAGCCAAAACGCTCACCATGCAGCATGGTCAATGTGTTTGCATACAGAGATTTAACATTATGTCGTCCATAAAAGAGACATATGTTTGAGACTTTAAGTAGGGCTAGAGGAGCAGGAGAGTAATTCAGACATGAGACCAGTTGTGGCATTTGAACTTCTTTGTCAGTGAGAATTCACTGTTCTCATACCTTCAATTGTGTGGCTAATTCATTTGAGTCCTGGAATATTAATCCATTTTCCTCATGCTTCACCAATTCATGTAAACTGAAAAATATGAGAAATTGGTTCAGTTATTTAAAATACACCTGAAAAAGTAGGAATGCAGTATTACAGCCACTCCCTGTACCCACCATTCAAAGTGTATagcacagacaggcaggcaacaGCCGAACATGTCCACAACTTTCATAGGAAGATCAAGGCCACTGGAGGATTTGTGCAGGCAAACCCCGAGATCGGCAGAACCTAGTGTGTAAATCCCCCCCACACAACCCAGAACATTCTCTTAGAACTCTTCATGCTGAATGTCCTTTTCAGCGcaactaaaataaatattagtcAACTGACCAATGAATACATTTAGAAGGGTGAACCTACCAAGCAACAGAGGGTAATCCTCTGCCTCTAGCCATGGAGTGCAAATCTTAACATGTTGAAAGCTCTTGGAGTCAATTAGTTTTTTATAATATTCCTTTTGAGGGCCTTTACCTATGAGAAGCAGGAGAATATATGTTGCAAAACCTTTGTTAGTAGGCTGTTTGGTTCTTCCTGATTACTTgtgtatttaattaatttagtcAAGCCATGACAGACTTTACCTGTAATGACACAAATCAGCTCTGGGAGACCCTCGCCCGTATTCACAAACTCTTCATAATCTATTGAAAGAATAATTTATATAAGATTAAATGATTTCAGACTATGAATTTATATTGTTTACATTTCAGTATACTATGAAAAGAAAGAACAGTATCTTACACTCAAGTGCCTTTAGTAGAATTGAGAAATCTTCATCCTCTGAAAAACAAAGTACAAATGCATAACTAAATAACCATTTGGTATTCTCGGAAATTCATTCAATCACACacatctgaaaaaaaagaatCTTCTGTTACATCTGCTTGAGTAAATGTTTGCAAAGTCTGATTCCTCTCTGTATTAAAATCCATTTAAAAAGCTTCTCATCAGGTACCTCTGTGAGGccaacacacacctgtccagctGGTGCTGCTCAACAGTAGAGCAGGCCTCTTTGCAACAAGACTGACAGTGCCAGTGTTTCCACTGTGCTGTGTAAAAGCGGTCAGCTCCACTTCTTCATCAGT
This window encodes:
- the eef2kmt gene encoding protein-lysine N-methyltransferase EEF2KMT encodes the protein METTISSSNFADDASQVKDIVSIFRVQFLAMCRLNTLPWSLLEAELTNGRSSDLILDILNQTCLHTVCLQHPPSVKYRRLFLQQLIKMHESTTTEPLDELYDALSEVLSLEEKSTCYKSYFLPSGGTVSLTESQAVISEGTTGLVTWEAALYLTEWALENPQMFSGRTLLELGSGVGLTGIAICRSCKPRKYVFSDFHPRVLQKLRTNVNLNSHDLSDVSVYVEELDWAEVSEDRLIDIDANTVIAADVVYDPDIVDCLVSLLGRVLKCSTTSGQPDVYIASTIRNPETYSFFKKQLANAGVKHSITGPTTQIFPYNRFSTIELIKLYL